The genomic region CGCTATCGCGATCTTGGGGTGGCTGAAGTGGTGGTCAAGAACGGCAAGGAAGCGTGCTGGTTTTCAAACGGTGACAAACCACAAAGCATCGCGACAGTGCCGGTTACAAATGCTGTTGATGCGACCGGTGCCGGGGACTCGTTTAATGCGGCCTTTCTGGCAGCACGACTGGATGGTGCGGAGATTTCCGATGCCATTCGTGCTGGTCAGGCCCTGTCGGCACAGGTCATCCAAACCCACGGGGCGTTGTTTGATACGCGCCACACCCCCGAATGATCGAACACTTGCTTGCGCATCCCGTTACGCGGAATGTTTCCGGTGATTTCGGTATTACACCATGCCGAGGGCAATCCCTATGGCCCAGACTTCAATGTGGTTGGTTAGGTAAGGATAGCGTGTTTCAAGAAATGGGCCCGATAACGGGCCCATTTCCGGATTGAGTGCGCATCGGACAGGGAGACTGGATGGGCAACCCGTGCGCACTCAATACAGTCACGGTGGGCCAATCACGATGGATTGGCACTTAAAACCGTGACATTCGCGCGGTTGAGATTGAGGGGTGTGAAATCATGATTTGGCGGCGTGTGACCCATGGGACCAAGGATTTCAGGGTTCAGGTCGGACAATAGAGGCTGTCTGCTGTCCTTTTCGGACACCACCGGCTGTTGGCCGTAAAGCTGCCAGTCGATACCAAGATCGGGATCGTTCCAGGCAATGCCGCGATCATGGTCGGGGCTGTAATAGTTCGACGCCTTGTACATGACATGGGTGTCGGGCTTGAGCGTTTTGAAGCCGTGGGCGAAGCCTTCGGGGATCCAGAGCTGGTACCAGTTTTCAGCACTGAGTTCGATCTTGATGTGCTGGCCAAAGGTCGCGGAGCGCGGTCGGATATCGACCGCGACATCAAGGATGGCACCTTGTGTCACGCGGATCAGTTTGCCCTGGGCATAAGGGCAGGTCTGAAAATGCAGGCCGCGGATGGTGTTGATCGGAACGCTGATCGAATGGTTTTCCTGTACAAGATCAATATCGCCCACCACCTCGCAGAAATCGTCATAGCGAAATGTTTCGGCAAAAACACCGCGTTTGTCCCGATGTCGGTTGGGCACAAACAAAACCGGACCTTCGATATCAAACTCAGTAAATTCGACAGGCATTGTTCATTACTCCTTGATCGAGATCGGAACACGGATCAGTTGGCGCGGCACACGCCAGCGATCCTTGTAGGGTTTCGGGACAAGACGGACGAAAACCAGGCTGGCTTCGTCATCAACCGTGCCAAAAAGACGGTCTGTGCTGTCTTCGTCGATGATCGACGGATAGGCCGAGAAGGTTTCGCCCTCTGCCGCGTCACGTTGCAAGGGTTGGCGATAGAGCAATTTGGGTTCCGACCAGCTTTTGAGATCCGTCGAGGACGAATAGAAAAAGCCGGCAATATCGGGCTCGCCCTTTTTGCGGATGCGATGAAGGTAGACCGTGATGAAACTGTTTGATCCTTCGTGGCGGACCAGACCGCGGATGGAGGAAACACCAACCGGCCCGACGCGCGCGCATTCGGTTTCGCGTGCCGACCATCCCTGATCGGTCAGGGTTGCGGCCAACTCGAAACTTGAGCCGTTCCAGACATCCCACCGTTTGGGATCATCAATCGGGGCACGCACCAGACAATTGCGCGACTCTTCCCAGTTATCGGCGCGACGCCAGACAATGGCGTAATAGTAGTTCTGCCAGGAGATGATGTTGGTCACCGTCACATAGCTTGGGGCGCGTTTGCGATCATCGCGATAGGGTTCAGGCGGCGGAAACGGTGCGTGACGGGGCGGGTTGCCGAGATAGTCAAAGGTCTTGCCACCATCACTTGATTTCAGCGTCACCAGACCATTGATCCAGCAATCGGTGCGTTTTGTCCGGCCCTTGCACGGCATGTCATGGCGATAGGGCATGAAACTGGCACTGCCCAGCGCATAAACATCGCGCCCGTCGCGGGTATAGATCGCCTGAAGCCAGGTGCGATCATCAAGAAGTTCGGGTACGGCTTTGCCCGCGGCCTTGAAGCGGCTGTCGC from Thalassospira indica harbors:
- the rfbC gene encoding dTDP-4-dehydrorhamnose 3,5-epimerase, translating into MPVEFTEFDIEGPVLFVPNRHRDKRGVFAETFRYDDFCEVVGDIDLVQENHSISVPINTIRGLHFQTCPYAQGKLIRVTQGAILDVAVDIRPRSATFGQHIKIELSAENWYQLWIPEGFAHGFKTLKPDTHVMYKASNYYSPDHDRGIAWNDPDLGIDWQLYGQQPVVSEKDSRQPLLSDLNPEILGPMGHTPPNHDFTPLNLNRANVTVLSANPS